A genomic window from Triticum urartu cultivar G1812 chromosome 7, Tu2.1, whole genome shotgun sequence includes:
- the LOC125518926 gene encoding uncharacterized protein LOC125518926 — translation MVQLPAMGKRQHPEAAEPPLASPAAAVKMEADELRDFDYGPLGKRARPAQPSPPPPPPPHQDMYHNVLDEPSPLGLRLKKSPSLLDLIQMRLSQANSDAGQSSTDNAEPSKKKDLKSGTSSAGERLKASNFPASVLKIGKWEYTSKYEGDLVAKCYFAKHKLVWEVLEGGLKSKIEIQWSDITALKVTLPEIGDGSLDVMLARPPLFFKETDPQPRKHTLWQATSDFTCGQASMNRHHFLQCPTTSLGKNFEKLVQCDQRLHQLSQQTDVILDSSVFEPRYSIFEDPVESKCHDFANLKDEREDLPGFSGSVSPCAGSSMSTRNDTNDCFGKQPEFVAQPMHPGASAVNAQPVSRNVNGVAQEFNIPNWWSQLKVPGLRPSMSVDDLVSHLGNCISEQITSGNPSMANNEVPTKESLEEIAQYLLGDAQGPQAPASDERLMARVDSLCCLLQKDTAPTAQPKPEPNDSGSIGGVDSEGSDDEFSSASTRKTADANQPPPAMSRKDSFGDLLMNLPRIASIPQFLFKIPEDSEN, via the exons ATGGTGCAGCTCCCGGCCATGGGGAAGCGCCAGCACCCGGAGGCGGCCGAGCCGCCCTTGGCGTCGCCGGCCGCCGCTGTGAAGATGGAGGCGGACGAGCTCCGGGACTTCGACTACGGCCCGCTCGGCAAGCGCGCCCGCCCGGCCCagccctcgccgcccccgcccccgcccccgcacCAG GACATGTATCACAATGTACTTGATGAACCTAGCCCATTGGGTCTTCGGCTGAAAAAAAGTCCATCTCTGTTGGATCTCATTCAGATGAGGCTTTCTCAAGCAAATTCCGATGCAGGACAGTCCTCTACGGACAATGCTGAGCCTTCCAAGAAGAAAGACCTTAAATCTGGTACATCATCAGCTGGTGAACGGTTGAAAGCATCAAACTTTCCTGCAAGTGTATTGAAAATAGGCAAATGGGAG TACACATCCAAATATGAAGGTGATTTGGTAGCAAAATGTTACTTCGCGAAGCATAAACTTGTATGGGAAGTTCTGGAAGGTGGTCTCAAGAGTAAAATTGAAATTCAGTGGTCAGATATAACTGCTTTGAAGGTAACTTTGCCTGAAATTGGAGATGGATCCTTGGATGTGATG CTGGCTCGACCACCTCTCTTTTTCAAAGAGACGGATCCTCAACCAAGAAAGCATACATTGTGGCAGGCTACTTCAGATTTCACTTGTGGCCAAGCAAGTATGAACAG GCATCATTTCTTGCAGTGCCCTACAACCTCGTTAGGCAAGAATTTTGAAAAGCTTGTCCAGTGTGATCAGAGGCTACATCAGTTGAGTCAACAAACGGACGTCATCTTGGACTCTTCAGTTTTTGAACCCAGATATTCTATATTTGAGGATCCGGTGGAATCGAAGTGCCATGACTTTGCTAATTTAAAAGATGAACGTGAAGATCTGCCTGGGTTTTCAGGGTCCGTGTCACCATGTGCTGGTTCATCTATGTCTACCAGGAATGATACAAACGATTGTTTTGGGAAGCAACCAGAATTTGTCGCGCAGCCAATGCACCCAG GGGCTAGTGCTGTAAATGCACAACCAGTCAGCAGAAACGTAAATGGTGTAGCTCAAGAATTCAATATCCCGAACTGGTGGAGTCAGCTGAAAGTGCCTGGGCTTAGACCATCAATGTCAGTCGATGATCTGGTCAGCCACCTAGGAAATTGCATCAGCGAGCAGATCACCTCAGGCAATCCTTCGATGGCCAACAATGAGGTGCCTACAAAAGAATCGCTGGAGGAGATTGCGCAGTACCTTCTTGGTGATGCGCAGGGCCCACAGGCGCCGGCCTCTGATGAGCGACTGATGGCACGGGTGGACTCACTTTGCTGCCTGCTTCAGAAAGACACAGCGCCGACAGCCCAGCCAAAGCCCGAGCCGAACGACAGCGGTAGCATCGGCGGGGTGGACTCCGAAGGATCAGACGATGAATTCAGCTCAGCATCAACGAGGAAAACTGCAGATGCTAACCAGCCGCCACCAGCTATGTCCCGAAAGGACTCATTCGGAGACCTGCTCATGAACCTCCCCCGCATCGCCTCGATACCGCAGTTCCTGTTCAAGATACCAGAGGATTCCGAGAACTGA